DNA sequence from the Cupriavidus oxalaticus genome:
CTTCAGGATCTGCTCGCGGCCGCGGATATCCGGCAGGCCCACGTAGACCTGGCGGTCGAAACGGCCCGGACGCAGCAGCGCCTTGTCCAGCACGTCGGCACGGTTGGTCGCGGCGATCACGATCACGCCGGAGTTGGCCTCGAAGCCGTCCATCTCGACCAGCATCTGGTTCAGGGTCTGCTCGCGCTCGTCGTTGCCGCCGCCCATGCCGGCGCCACGATGGCGGCCGACCGCGTCGATTTCATCGATGAACACGATGCAGGGTGCCTGCTTCTTGGCGTTCTCGAACATGTCGCGGACACGCGCCGCGCCCACGCCGACGAACATTTCAACGAAGTCGGAACCCGAGATGCTGAAGAACGGCACCTTGGCCTCGCCGGCGATGGCACGCGCCAGCAGCGTCTTGCCGGTACCCGGAGGACCGACCAGCAGCACGCCGCGCGGGATGCGGCCGCCCAGCTTCTGGAATTTCTGCGGATCCTTCAGGAAGTCGACCAGCTCGACCACCTCTTCCTTGGACTCGTCGCAGCCGGCCACGTCCTGGAACGTGACGGCGTTCTGGTTCTCGTCGATCAGGCGCGCACGCGACTTGCCGAATGAGAACGCGCCGCCTTTTCCGCCGCCTTGCATCTGGCGCATCATGTAGAACCAGAACACGATGATCAGCATGGTCGGCCCGAGGTAATACAGGGCCTGGACCAGCACGTTGGGTTCATCATCCGCCTTGCCGGTCACCTGGACGCCGTACTTCATCAGGTCGCCGACCATCCAGATGTCGCCCGGCGAGATGATGGTGTACTTGGCGCCTTCCTTGGGTGAGACCACCAGGTTGCGGCCCTGCACGTCGACACGCGACACCTTGCCGTTCTTGGCGTCATCCATGAACTGCGAATAGGTGACGCTGTCCTGCGCACGGGGCTTGTCGAACTGCTTGAAGACGGTAAACAACACCAGCGCGATCACGAGCCAGATTGCCGCCTTTTGAAACAGGTTGTTATTCAAGGCCGAACTCCTTTGCAATTGCCTTGCCAACGGATAACTGCATTGTAATGCAGCGCCCGCCCTCGGGGGGAAACAGAGAAACTATGACGCCGATAGCTGCGGGTGGGGCACTTTTCCCTTCTTATTTCGCCCTGGCTTGTCTCGAAATCGGTCAATTCACCGTCTT
Encoded proteins:
- the ftsH gene encoding ATP-dependent zinc metalloprotease FtsH, whose amino-acid sequence is MNNNLFQKAAIWLVIALVLFTVFKQFDKPRAQDSVTYSQFMDDAKNGKVSRVDVQGRNLVVSPKEGAKYTIISPGDIWMVGDLMKYGVQVTGKADDEPNVLVQALYYLGPTMLIIVFWFYMMRQMQGGGKGGAFSFGKSRARLIDENQNAVTFQDVAGCDESKEEVVELVDFLKDPQKFQKLGGRIPRGVLLVGPPGTGKTLLARAIAGEAKVPFFSISGSDFVEMFVGVGAARVRDMFENAKKQAPCIVFIDEIDAVGRHRGAGMGGGNDEREQTLNQMLVEMDGFEANSGVIVIAATNRADVLDKALLRPGRFDRQVYVGLPDIRGREQILKVHMRKVPIGNDVDASVIARGTPGFSGADLANLVNEAALFAARRNKRVVDMQDFEDAKDKIYMGPERKSTVMREEERRATAYHESGHAVVAKLLPKADPVHKVTIMPRGWALGVTWQLPEHDKYSKYKDSMLEEVAILFGGRAAEEVFLNAMSTGASNDFERATKIARDMVTRFGMSDSLGAMVYVDTEQDGMFGKLSSKTVSEATQQKVDAEIRRIIDEQYALAKRLLEDNRDKVEAMTNALMEWETIDADQVNDIMAGKPPRPPRSASGPNGGGSTPSGGSPVAPTNAPATA